The Oryzihumus leptocrescens sequence AGCGAGACCAGCTCCAGTCCCTGGACGAGACCGTCGAGGGACTCCCGGTCCAGGAAGGTCATGGCGCGCTGACCCGCCCAGCTGTCCCGGTCGCCCAGCAGGTCGACCGCGAGCCAGCCGCCGGGCCGCAGCGCCTCCCGCACCCTGCTCCAGACGTCGGGGAAGTGCGAGGGCGCGACGAACGGCAGGGCGTAGCCGGCGTACACCAGGTCGGCCCGGGGCAGCCGGACCTCCTCGAAGGTCCCGACCACGACCTCGACCCGCGCCTCAGGACCGACCAGGTCCGCGACCCGGCTGGGCGTCGCGGGGTCGGCGTCAGTGGCGAACACCCGCCACCCGGCCTCGACCATGGCCGCGGTCTCGATCCCGCTGCCGCAGCCCAGGTCCACGGCGAGCCGCCCGTCGCTCGGGCCCGCGTGTGCGAGGACCTGTCGGCACAGCGGTCGCGGCAACCGGCCTGCCTGGGCGTCGTTGTACGCCGACCAGTACCGGCCGTCCGGGGGCGTCACGTTCGTCATGACCTCAGCGGTCGACGACCAGCAGCACGTTGCCGTCAGGGTCGTTGACGGTGAAGAACAGGCACATGTCCGGCGACCCGTCGACGGGGGAGGGCGCCAGGCCCTCGGCGTCGAGCCGGCCACGCAGGCCCTCGAGGTCGTCCGTGACGAAGTTGCACGTCGCGAACGGCAGGCCCGGCTCGGCCCTGATGCCGCTCTGCGGGCCCATGAGGGTCAGGGCGGTGCTGCCGGCGCCGGGGTCGCGCAGCTGTGCCGACCACTGGTTCACGTCCGTGGCGACGAGCCCGAGGGCCTTCTCGTACCACGGGGCCGCCGCCTCCGGGTCGCGGACGGGCAGGAATGCGGTGCCGACGGAGACGGCCATGAAAGCTCCTCGTGCTCAAGGGATGCGGTCGTCCGGACCGTATCCGGTGCCACCCACAACCGTGCCGGTTCAGGCGTCCGGTGTGTCCGACCCGTCCGCCGACGCCTGACGCGTGACGGCGGCGAGGAGCGCGGCGTGCGTCTCGGCGTCTGCCGCGGCAATGAGCCCGCCGCCACCGGTGTGCAGTGGCTCGCCGAACAGCCCGGTGACCACGCAGCCGGCGGCCTCGCAGAGAGCGATGCCGCTGGCGAAGTGCACGCTGTCGCGCAGGTCGCCGGCGGTGACGTACGCCGCGCGGCGACCGGCGGCGACCCACGCGACGGCGAGGGTGGAGGACAGCACCCGAGGGCGGAACCTTGCGACGAAGCCCGGGTCGGTCAGGAGCCGAATCGTTTGTGGGTCAACGAAGTCCGGCGCCGGATCGTCGATGTTGAGGTCGACCAGCCGTGACCGCGCCGACGGGACCAGCGGCTCGTCCGTGCCGCGCCGGCGGACCCAGGCTGCTTCGCCGTCGGTCCAGAACACCTCTGCCGCAACGGGATCGGCGGAGGCGGCGGCCTCGAGGTGAGCGCCGTTGCGCAGCGCCACATTGACCGCTGCGAGGGGCGTTTCCGCGGCGAAGTTGAGCGTTCCGCACAGCGGGTCGACCAGCCAGGTGCGATCGGCGGTCAGCCGGCCGCTGGCGCCGGTCTCCTCACCGAGCAGGGCGTCCTCCGGGCGGTGGGCGCGCAGCAGGTCCAGGATCGCGGCCTCGGAGGCCAGGTCGGCCTCCGTGGCGAAGTCGCTGGGGGACTTGCCGATCCGGGCCAGGGACTGCCCGTACATCGACCGCACCACGGCAGCGCCCGCCCCGGCAGCACGGACGGCGAGC is a genomic window containing:
- a CDS encoding class I SAM-dependent methyltransferase, yielding MTNVTPPDGRYWSAYNDAQAGRLPRPLCRQVLAHAGPSDGRLAVDLGCGSGIETAAMVEAGWRVFATDADPATPSRVADLVGPEARVEVVVGTFEEVRLPRADLVYAGYALPFVAPSHFPDVWSRVREALRPGGWLAVDLLGDRDSWAGQRAMTFLDRESLDGLVQGLELVSLDEEDEDGRSFSGPKHWHVFHLLARRPR
- a CDS encoding VOC family protein, coding for MAVSVGTAFLPVRDPEAAAPWYEKALGLVATDVNQWSAQLRDPGAGSTALTLMGPQSGIRAEPGLPFATCNFVTDDLEGLRGRLDAEGLAPSPVDGSPDMCLFFTVNDPDGNVLLVVDR
- a CDS encoding inositol monophosphatase family protein, coding for MDPSDAELAVRAAGAGAAVVRSMYGQSLARIGKSPSDFATEADLASEAAILDLLRAHRPEDALLGEETGASGRLTADRTWLVDPLCGTLNFAAETPLAAVNVALRNGAHLEAAASADPVAAEVFWTDGEAAWVRRRGTDEPLVPSARSRLVDLNIDDPAPDFVDPQTIRLLTDPGFVARFRPRVLSSTLAVAWVAAGRRAAYVTAGDLRDSVHFASGIALCEAAGCVVTGLFGEPLHTGGGGLIAAADAETHAALLAAVTRQASADGSDTPDA